In Candidatus Paceibacterota bacterium, the sequence TGTCCAGACGCATGGCCGAAAGAAGCTTCCTTCGCTGCGGGATAGTCGTCTTTACTTCGGTGGGTAGTCCTGCCCGCTGGAAGAGCCGCTCGATTCGCTCGACTTCGTTTTCCGGCAACCCCAGCACCTTTGCCGAGAGCTTCGCTGCGGCGACCTGGCCGATGGCGATAGCTTCGCCGTGCAAGTATTTTCCATAATGGGAAGTGGCTTCGAGTGCGTGGCCAATGGTGTGGCCGAAGTTCAAGATGGCTCTCAAGCCGCTCTCGGTTTCATCCTGCCGAACCACCTCCGCCTTAATCTCGCAACTCCATGCCACGACCGCCGCCAGGGAGCGCAGGTCACGTCGCAACAGCCTGGGCAGGTCACGCTCCAGGAATTCAAAGAGCGCGGAGTCGTAGATGATGCCGTATTTGATGACTTCAGAGAGGCCCGCCCGATACTCGCGCAAGGGTAATGAGGCGAGCGTGCGCAGGTCACACATCACCAGCCTCGGCTGATGAAATGCCCCGACGAGGTTCTTGCCGGATTTCAGATTTACCCCGACCTTGCCGCCGACAGAGCTGTCCACTTGCGCAAGCAGGGTGGTCGGCACCTGGATAAAGGGGAGTCCACGCAGGTAGGTGGCGGCTACGAAGCCTGCCAGATCGCCCACGACGCCCCCACCGAGCGCAACAATGAAAGACTTCCGTTCCAGTCGTCGCGCCGCCAGTTGGTGGTAGCAGATCTCAACCGTGCGAAGGCTCTTGGCAGTTTCACCGGCGGGGACAGTGATTACTTCCGCGACGAAGCCGGCCCTGGCCAACCCCCGTCTTGCGGTCTGGCCGAAGCGCGGCGCAACGTTTTGGTCGGAAATGATGGCGCAATACCGGTTCAGGCCCAGCCGCGCACACTCGCGACCCAATCGGGCGAGCAGTCCTGTCCCGATTTGGATGTCGTAGCTGCGGTTGCCAAGCGGTACCCTAACGATGCGCACGGGCTAAGAATAGGGGTTCGGCGCGCTGTGTCAAAGATTTGCCGCCCTGGGCGGGCACGCCTCGGAATAACCACCCCACCCGGGCAAACTATTTCCTTTTGCTTCCCGGCTCGGTTACTATGCTGGCCGCCAATGAACCTGGTTGCCCTGATCACTGGCGCTTCTCGCGGCATTGGCCGCGGTATTGCGCTGGAGTTGGCAAAGCGTGGCTGGGACTTGGTTATCAACTACGCGAGCAATACCGCTGCAGCACGCCAAACCGCCTCGGATTGCCTCTCAGCCGCACGGACTGCAGGCCAGACCATCCGGGCAGAGACCTGCCAGGCCAACATTGCGCAAAAGGCTGACCGCGAGGAACTAGTCAGGTTCACCAGGGATAGGCTGGGAAGACTGGACATGCTTGTGAACAATGCCGGCGTGGCGCCTGGCGCCCGTGCCGACATTCTCGAGGCGAGCGAGGAGAGCTTTGATCGCCTTATCAACATCAATCTTAAGGCGCCTTACTTCCTTACGCAGTTAGCGGCCAGGTGGATGATCGAACAGGGCAGGGCAGGAGGGCCGCCCGCCTGCTTTCGACCCAAGATCATCACAATCTCCTCCGTTAGCGCCTACACGGCATCCACCAATCGGGGTGACTACTGCCTTGCGAAGGCTGGCCTGTCAATGCTCACAGCGCTATATGCGGCGCGTCTGGCCGAACATGGCATTAACGTCTATGAGATCCGGCCCGGCGTCATCCGCACGGACATGACTGGCCCGGTAAAGGAAAAGTATGACCGGCTCATCGCGGAGGGGTTGACCCCTATCGGGCGTTGGGGCACCCCAGAAGACGTAGGCAAAGCCGTTGCCGCCGTTGCTGAGGATCTGCTGCCCTTCAGCACCGGCGAAGTGATAAACGTGGATGGCGGCTTTCATCTGCGGAGACTCTGATATCCATGCGCATAAACACACGACTGACCGCGCAGAAACTGCAGCCCAAGATCGAACGGTTGTTTGAGCTCTCAGCACAGAAGATATTGAGCCTGGAGAGAAGGTGGGAACCAGCCAACGGCACGCCGGTGGTCACGGCCAGAGGCAAGTACGTCTCGCGTGCCTGGACTGACTGGACGCAGGGATTCCAGTTTGGCTCGGCCCTGCTTCAGTTCGACGCTACCGGCGAGAGGCGCTTCCTCGAACTGGGCCGCCGGAAGACCATTCAGCTCATGGGTCCGCACGTGTCGAACATGGGCGTGCACGACCACGGCTTCAACAACATCTCTACCTATGGCAACCTGTGGCGAGTGATGCGCGAAGGGAAACTGCCGTTCAACGAGCACGAGAACGACCTCTATGAGCTGGCGCTGAAAGTCTCCGGTGCCGTGCAGGCGGCGCGGTGGACGAAGACAGCCGATGGAGGGGGTTATATCTATTCCTTCAACGGTCCGCACTCGCTGTTTGTGGATACCGTGCGGTCATTGCGTTCACTGGCTGTGGCGCACCAACTCGGCCATGTGCTGCGTGGGGAACGGGACCGGAGTATTTCCTTGCTCCACCGGCTGCTGGACCACGCCGAGACGACAGCCCTTTACAGTGTTTACTACGGCAAAGGCCGTGATGCGTTCGATGTGCGCGGACGAACCGCTCACGAGAGCATCTTCAACATCAACGACGGCAGCTATCGCGCCCCCAACTCCCAACAGGGTTACTCGTCCTTCGGCACCTGGATGCGCGGATTGGCGTGGGCCATTCTCGGCTTCGCGGAGCAACTTGAATTCCTGGAAACTCTGAACAGTAGAAAGACGCCGTCGGGGACTCTGCGGCCGATAGGTTCCCCTGATAACCGGGCTGGCGTCCCCCGCGATCTGGCGGCCAGCAGAGCCCTGTTCCTCGATGCCGCGCGCGCAACGGCGGACTTCTATATCGCCAACTCCTGCGCGGACGGTATCCCCATGTGGGACTCAGGCGCGCCCAATTTGCATCGGCTTGGCGC encodes:
- the aroB gene encoding 3-dehydroquinate synthase; this encodes MRIVRVPLGNRSYDIQIGTGLLARLGRECARLGLNRYCAIISDQNVAPRFGQTARRGLARAGFVAEVITVPAGETAKSLRTVEICYHQLAARRLERKSFIVALGGGVVGDLAGFVAATYLRGLPFIQVPTTLLAQVDSSVGGKVGVNLKSGKNLVGAFHQPRLVMCDLRTLASLPLREYRAGLSEVIKYGIIYDSALFEFLERDLPRLLRRDLRSLAAVVAWSCEIKAEVVRQDETESGLRAILNFGHTIGHALEATSHYGKYLHGEAIAIGQVAAAKLSAKVLGLPENEVERIERLFQRAGLPTEVKTTIPQRRKLLSAMRLDKKVSGGKVKFVLARRIGKVEFGHQVPTALIHQALNPHPPTPIP
- a CDS encoding 3-ketoacyl-ACP reductase, with amino-acid sequence MNLVALITGASRGIGRGIALELAKRGWDLVINYASNTAAARQTASDCLSAARTAGQTIRAETCQANIAQKADREELVRFTRDRLGRLDMLVNNAGVAPGARADILEASEESFDRLININLKAPYFLTQLAARWMIEQGRAGGPPACFRPKIITISSVSAYTASTNRGDYCLAKAGLSMLTALYAARLAEHGINVYEIRPGVIRTDMTGPVKEKYDRLIAEGLTPIGRWGTPEDVGKAVAAVAEDLLPFSTGEVINVDGGFHLRRL
- a CDS encoding glycosyl hydrolase yields the protein MRINTRLTAQKLQPKIERLFELSAQKILSLERRWEPANGTPVVTARGKYVSRAWTDWTQGFQFGSALLQFDATGERRFLELGRRKTIQLMGPHVSNMGVHDHGFNNISTYGNLWRVMREGKLPFNEHENDLYELALKVSGAVQAARWTKTADGGGYIYSFNGPHSLFVDTVRSLRSLAVAHQLGHVLRGERDRSISLLHRLLDHAETTALYSVYYGKGRDAFDVRGRTAHESIFNINDGSYRAPNSQQGYSSFGTWMRGLAWAILGFAEQLEFLETLNSRKTPSGTLRPIGSPDNRAGVPRDLAASRALFLDAARATADFYIANSCADGIPMWDSGAPNLHRLGAYLGQPADPYNRWEPVDSSAAAIAAQGLLRLGNYLQGKGDEKSGERYRQAGLTVANTLFDEPYLSLSPEHEGLLLHSVYHLPNGWDYVAAGQKVPNGESSMWGDYHARELALLLLREARCDRYFSFFVAGG